The Bubalus bubalis isolate 160015118507 breed Murrah chromosome 18, NDDB_SH_1, whole genome shotgun sequence genome contains a region encoding:
- the NLRP5 gene encoding NACHT, LRR and PYD domains-containing protein 5 isoform X2 translates to MREAKIAPFSNYGLQWCFEQLGKEEFQTFKALLKEHASEPAACSFPLIQVDRADAESLASLLHEHCRASLAWKTSIDIFEKMSLSALSEMARDKMKKYLLAEISEDSAPTKTDQGPSMKEVPGPREDPQDSRDYRIHVMMTFSTRLDTPQRFEEFASECPDAHALSGAFNPDPSGGFRPLTVVLHGPPGVGKSTLAWRLLLFWAQGDLYKGLFSYVFLLRARDLQGSRETSFAELISREWPDAPVPVEKVLSQPERLLIVVDGLEELELTFRDQDSSLPADWAERQPAAVLAHSLLKKVLLPECALLLTVRDAGLQRLQALLRSPRYLWVGGLSVENRMRLLLGGGKHGRRKTCTWHAGADHQEVLDKCQVPVVCALVREALELQGEPGKGLPVPSHTLTGLYAIFVFRRLAPKDAGRRALSGEERRALKGLCRLAADGVWNAKFVFDGDDLGVHGLQGPELSALQQASILLPDGHCRRGHAFSHLSLQEFFAALFYVLRGVEGDGEGYPLFPQSTKSLTELRHVDLNVQLVQMKRFLFGLVSKEATRALETLLGCPVAPVAKQQLLHWICLLGQDPAAAASPDLLEAFYCLFETQDDEFVRSALNGFHEVWLQLNRPMDLTVSSFCLRRCQHLRKVRLDVRETPKDEFAEAWPGAPQGLKIKTLSEHWEDLCSVLTTHPNLRKLDLSGSVLSKEAMKTLCVKLRQPACKIQNLIFKGACVNPGLRHLWMTLITNRNITHLDLTGSRLREEDVLMACEALRHPHCVLESLRLDCCGLTPASCRAISQVLATSVSLKSLSLTGNKVADQGVKSLCDALKVTPCTLQKLILGSCGLTAATCQDLASALIDNQGLTHLSLLGDELGNEGMSLLCRAVKLPSCGLQKLALNACSLGVAGCGFLAFALMGNGHLTHLSLSMNPLEDPGMNLLCEVMMEPSCPLRDLELEACGLTSEGCKALSAALTCSRHLASLNLMRNDLGPRGMATLCSAFMHPASNLQTIGLWKEQYPARVRRLLEQVQRLKPHVVISDAWYSEEEEDGRWWRI, encoded by the exons ATGAGAGAAGCCAAAATAGCCCCCTTCTCCAATTACGGACTGCAGTGGTGTTTCGAGCAGCTGGGCAAAGAGGAGTTCCAGACGTTTAAGGCCCTCCTGAAGGAGCACGCGTCAGAACCGGCAGCATGCTCCTTCCCGCTGATCCAGGTGGACAGGGCTGATGCGGAGTCCCTCGCTTCCCTCCTGCATGAGCATTGCAGAGCATCTCTCGCCTGGAAGACATCCATTGACATCTTTGAAAAGATGAGCCTGTCGGCACTGTCTGAGATGGCAAGGGACAAGATGAAAA AGTATCTACTGGCTGAAATATCAGAAGATTCTGCACCAACAAAGACGGACCAAGGTCCAAGCATGAAAGAAGTGCCAG GCCCCAGAGAGGACCCACAGGACTCGCGGGACTACAGGATCCACGTGATGATGACATTCTCCACCAGGCTGGACACACCCCAGCGCTTTGAAGAATTTGCCTCCGAGTGTCCGGACGCGCACGCGCTATCAGGGGCATTTAACCCAGACCCCTCGGGGGGCTTCCGGCCTCTCACGGTGGTTCTGCACGGACCCCCAGGGGTTGGGAAGTCCACGCTGGCCTGGAGGCTCTTGCTGTTCTGGGCGCAAGGCGACCTGTACAAGGGCTTGTTCTCCTACGTCTTCCTTCTCCGCGCCAGAGACCTCCAGGGGTCCAGGGAGACCAGCTTCGCGGAGCTCATCTCCAGGGAGTGGCCGGACGCCCCGGTCCCGGTGGAGAAGGTCCTGTCCCAGCCCGAAAGGCTCTTGATCGTGGTGGATGGACTCGAAGAGCTGGAGCTCACCTTCAGAGACCAGGACTCCAGCCTCCCGGCCGACTGGGCGGAGAGGCAGCCCGCAGCCGTCCTGGCGCACAGCCTGCTGAAGAAAGTCCTGCTCCCCGAGTGCGCCCTCCTCCTCACCGTCCGGGATGCGGGATTGCAGAGGCTCCAAGCCCTGCTCCGGTCTCCCCGTTACCTATGGGTCGGGGGCCTCTCAGTGGAAAACAGGATGCGGTTGCTCCTCGGCGGTGGGAAGCACGGCCGTCGTAAGACATGCACCTGGCACGCGGGGGCAGACCACCAGGAGGTGCTTGACAAGTGTCAGGTGCCCGTGGTGTGCGCCCTGGTCCGTGAGGCCCTCGAGCTGCAGGGGGAGCCGGGGAAAGGCCTTCCCGTCCCCAGCCACACCCTCACGGGCTTGTACGCCATCTTCGTGTTCCGGCGGCTGGCTCCCAAAGATGCAGGCCGGCGTGCGCTGAGCGGGGAGGAACGCAGAGCCCTGAAGGGCTTGTGCCGGCTGGCAGCGGACGGCGTGTGGAACGCGAAGTTCGTGTTTGACGGTGACGACCTGGGCGTCCACGGGCTGCAGGGGCCCGAGCTCTCCGCCCTGCAGCAGGCGAGCATCCTTCTCCCTGACGGCCACTGCAGAAGGGGCCACGCATTCTCCCACCTCAGCCTCCAGGAGTTCTTTGCGGCCTTGTTCTACGTCCTGCGAGGCGTCGAGGGAGACGGAGAGGGCTACCCGCTGTTCCCCCAGAGCACAAAGAGTCTGACGGAGCTCAGGCATGTCGACCTCAACGTCCAGCTGGTCCAGATGAAGAGGTTCCTGTTTGGCCTTGTGAGCAAGGAGGCGACTCGGGCCCTGGAAACCCTCCTAGGCTGTCCCGTCGCCCCCGTGGCTAAGCAGCAACTTCTGCACTGGATCTGCCTGCTGGGTCAGGACCCTGCTGCCGCCGCCTCCCCAGACTTGCTCGAGGCCTTCTACTGCCTCTTCGAGACACAGGATGACGAGTTTGTTCGCTCGGCCTTGAACGGCTTCCATGAAGTGTGGCTGCAGTTGAACCGGCCAATGGATTTAACGGTGTCCTCCTTCTGTCTCCGGCGTTGCCAGCATTTACGGAAAGTTCGACTGGATGTCAGAGAGACCCCAAAGGATGAGTTTGCTGAGGCATGGCCTGGGGCTCCCCAAGG GCTGAAGATCAAGACCCTCAGTGAGCACTGGGAAGACCTCTGCTCTGTGCTCACCACGCACCCAAACCTACGAAAGCTCGACCTGAGTGGCAGCGTCTTGAGCAAGGAGGCCATGAAGACCCTGTGTGTCAAGCTGCGGCAGCCAGCCTGTAAAATACAGAATCTGAT attTAAAGGGGCCTGTGTTAACCCTGGTCTCCGTCACCTCTGGATGACTCTGATTACCAACCGGAACATCACGCACCTGGACCTGACAGGCTCCCGCCTGAGAGAGGAGGACGTGCTGATGGCGTGCGAGGCCCTCAGGCACCCACACTGTGTGCTGGAATCTCTGAG GTTGGATTGCTGTGGATTAACCCCAGCCTCTTGTCGGGCCATCTCCCAAGTGCTTGCTACATCCGTCAGCCTGAAATCCCTCAGCCTCACGGGAAATAAGGTGGCGGACCAGGGCGTGAAGTCTCTCTGTGACGCCTTGAAGGTCACACCCTGCACCCTGCAGAAGCTAAT CCTGGGGAGCTGCGGGCTCACAGCCGCCACCTGCCAAGACCTGGCCTCTGCTCTCATCGACAACCAGGGCTTGACACACCTGTCCCTGTTGGGCGACGAACTGGGGAACGAAGGGATGAGCCTGCTGTGTCGGGCCGTGAAGCTCCCCAGCTGCGGTCTGCAGAAGCTGGC ACTAAACGCATGCAGCCTGGGTGTGGCTGGCTGTGGCTTCCTCGCCTTTGCACTCATGGGCAACGGGCATCTGACGCACCTGAGCCTCAGCATGAACCCCCTGGAAGATCCCGGGATGAACCTTCTGTGCGAGGTCATGATGGAGCCATCCTGTCCCCTCCGGGACCTGGA